One window from the genome of Molothrus ater isolate BHLD 08-10-18 breed brown headed cowbird chromosome 5, BPBGC_Mater_1.1, whole genome shotgun sequence encodes:
- the LOC118700438 gene encoding inositol 1,4,5-trisphosphate receptor-interacting protein-like 1, protein MEVRAKLQEEEKIRLEREVEQLVLVKQGLLAWGDLLCSAWQHWQLWAPAGLLLLLLALWYMWRKGSLRREEQGEGHDGVDEEEVENVDAYEEDAGNEDEGDSDMEAEEDDSDDGHAEDVDNAAANEERDAANEVGNEAANAANVNDVGNQVEEYRDGADNFGRIIMERIQWPVWDLQEGRMWTRSLMEHFAIYFRRVLSNSFYPVLQGAIGVGSAFEGWSPREQDVVYQVLIPMTPPRGHSFHLELGTAGQRRLRNFRIRVQQECTCTSERQGENMLCFLHHPEEELRRHQDPSLLHSLCTGSYLDVEKTARWFYQLVRAIWPALRESHHWHLVLLPPRRSCQFKVTNGRESYRIEMLFGVRQGNSDVFVSSQPRQAHTSSTIWPESYAVAEMKFFRYIARRAPPDSLHLKCLQFFTRLQLGLGFSTYTIKTIVMHLLSILPVSQWRRRHFVRRLMDISESLRTCVEMRRLNHFIVGNQRLPEGIRLPPEVLMARSCNLFHDLVMDPFAHSQAMSQYVDLHHWFKRILKNEQ, encoded by the coding sequence ATGGAGGTGCGTGCCAAGCtccaggaagaggagaagatTCGTCTGGAGCGGGAGGTGGAGCAGCTGGTCCTGGTGAAGCAGGGTCTCTTGGCCTGGGGagacctgctctgctctgcctggcagcactggcagctctgggctcctgctgggctcctgctccttctcttgGCACTGTGGTATATGTGGAGGAAAGGCAGcctgaggagagaggagcaAGGAGAAGGACACGATGGTGTAGATGAAGAGGAAGTCGAAAATGTGGATGCATATGAAGAAGACGCTGGAAATGAAGATGAGGGAGACAGTGACATGGAGGCGGAGGAAGATGACAGTGATGATGGCCACGCAGAGGATGTCGACAATGCTGCTGCGAATGAAGAACGTGATGCTGCAAATGAAGTTGGCAATGAGGCTGCCAACGCAGCAAACGTCAATGATGTTGGAAATCAAGTGGAAGAATACCGTGATGGTGCCGATAACTTTGGGAGAATCATAATGGAGCGCATACAGTGGCCTGTGTGGGACCTGCAGGAAGGACGCATGTGGACAAGAAGCCTGATGGAGcattttgcaatttattttcgACGGGTCTTGTCCAACAGTTTCTATCCGGTGCTGCAAGGAGCCATTGGGGTGGGCAGTGCCTTCGAAGGTTGGAGTCCTCGTGAGCAGGATGTCGTGTACCAGGTGCTCATACCCATGACACCTCCCCGAGGGCACAGCTTCCACCtagagctgggcactgcagggcagaggcGCTTGAGGAACTTCCGCATCCGCGTGCAGCAGGAGTGCACCTGCACGAGCGAGCGGCAGGGTGAGAACATGCTGTGCTTCCTGCACCAccctgaggaggagctgaggaggcaTCAGGATCCCAGCCTCCTTCATAGCCTGTGCACGGGCTCCTACCTGGACGTGGAGAAAACTGCCCGCTGGTTCTACCAGCTGGTGAGGGCAATCTGGCCGGCTTTGCGTGAGTCACACCATTGGCATTTAGTGCTGCTGCCCCCCAGACGCTCCTGCCAGTTCAAGGTGACCAATGGCAGAGAAAGCTACCGGATCGAGATGCTGTTTGGGGTGCGGCAAGGCAACTCAGACGTCTTTGTAAGCAGCCAGCCTAGGCAAGCCCACACCTCCAGCACAATCTGGCCGGAGAGCTACGCCGTGGCCGAGATGAAGTTCTTCAGGTACATCGCCAGGCGGGCTCCCCCTGACAGCTTGCACCTGAAATGCCTGCAGTTCTTCACTCGTCTTCAGCTGGGCTTAGGCTTCTCCACCTATACCATCAAGACCATTGTCATGCACCTCCTGAGCATCTTGCCCGTGTCACAGTGGCGCAGGAGACATTTTGTGAGGCGGCTGATGGATATCAGCGAGAGCCTGCGCACGTGTGTGGAAATGAGACGCCTCAATCACTTCATTGTGGGCAACCAGAGGCTTCCTGAGGGGATCCGCTTGCCCCCAGAGGTCCTAATGGCCAGGTCATGCAATCTCTTCCATGACCTGGTGATGGATCCGTTTGCCCACTCCCAGGCAATGAGCCAGTACGTGGATCTGCACCATTGGTTCAAACGGATCCTTAAAAATGAACAGTGA
- the LOC118700440 gene encoding inositol 1,4,5-trisphosphate receptor-interacting protein-like 1 produces the protein MEVRAKLQEEEKIRLEREVEQLVLVKQGLLAWGDLLCSAWQHWQLWAPAALLLLLLALWYMWRKGSLRREEQGEGHDGVDEEEVENVDAYEEDAGNEDEGDSDMEAEEDDSDDGHAEDVDNAAANEERDAANEVGNEAANAANVNDVGNQVEEYRDGADNFGRIIMERIQWPVWDLQEGRMWTRSLMEHFAIYFRRVLSNSFYPVLQGAIGVGSAFEGWSPREQDVVYQVLIPMTPPRGHSFHLELGTAGQRRLRNFRIRVQQECTCTSERQGENMLCFLHHPEEELRRHQDPSLLHSLCTGSYLDVEKTARWFYQLVRAIWPALRESHHWHLVLLPPRRSCQFKVTNGRESYRIEMLFGVRQGNSDVFVSSQPRQAHTSSTIWPESYAVAEMKFFRYIARRAPPDSLHLKCLQFFTRLQLGLGFSTYTIKTIVMHLLSILPVSQWRRRHFVRRLMDISESLRTCVEMRRLNHFIVGNQRLPEGIRLPPEVLMARSCNLFHDLVMDPFAHSQAMSQYVDLHHWFKRILKNEQ, from the coding sequence ATGGAGGTGCGTGCCAAGCtccaggaagaggagaagatTCGTCTGGAGCGGGAGGTGGAGCAGCTGGTCCTGGTGAAGCAGGGTCTCTTGGCCTGGGGagacctgctctgctctgcctggcagcactggcagctctgggctcctgctgcgctcctgctccttctcttgGCACTGTGGTATATGTGGAGGAAAGGCAGcctgaggagagaggagcaAGGAGAAGGACACGATGGTGTAGATGAAGAGGAAGTCGAAAATGTGGATGCATATGAAGAAGACGCTGGAAATGAAGATGAGGGAGACAGTGACATGGAGGCGGAGGAAGATGACAGTGATGATGGCCACGCAGAGGATGTCGACAATGCTGCTGCGAATGAAGAACGTGATGCTGCAAATGAAGTTGGCAATGAGGCTGCCAACGCAGCAAACGTCAATGATGTTGGAAATCAAGTGGAAGAATACCGTGATGGTGCCGATAACTTTGGGAGAATCATAATGGAGCGCATACAGTGGCCTGTGTGGGACCTGCAGGAAGGACGCATGTGGACAAGAAGCCTGATGGAGcattttgcaatttattttcgACGGGTCTTGTCCAACAGTTTCTATCCGGTGCTGCAAGGAGCCATTGGGGTGGGCAGTGCCTTCGAAGGTTGGAGTCCTCGTGAGCAGGATGTCGTGTACCAGGTGCTCATACCCATGACACCTCCCCGAGGGCACAGCTTCCACCtagagctgggcactgcagggcagaggcGCTTGAGGAACTTCCGCATCCGCGTGCAGCAGGAGTGCACCTGCACGAGCGAGCGGCAGGGTGAGAACATGCTGTGCTTCCTGCACCAccctgaggaggagctgaggaggcaTCAGGATCCCAGCCTCCTTCATAGCCTGTGCACGGGCTCCTACCTGGACGTGGAGAAAACTGCCCGCTGGTTCTACCAGCTGGTGAGGGCAATCTGGCCGGCTTTGCGTGAGTCACACCATTGGCATTTAGTGCTGCTGCCCCCCAGACGCTCCTGCCAGTTCAAGGTGACCAATGGCAGAGAAAGCTACCGGATCGAGATGCTGTTTGGGGTGCGGCAAGGCAACTCAGACGTCTTTGTAAGCAGCCAGCCTAGGCAAGCCCACACCTCCAGCACAATCTGGCCGGAGAGCTACGCCGTGGCCGAGATGAAGTTCTTCAGGTACATCGCCAGGCGGGCTCCCCCTGACAGCTTGCACCTGAAATGCCTGCAGTTCTTCACTCGTCTTCAGCTGGGCTTAGGCTTCTCCACCTATACCATCAAGACCATTGTCATGCACCTCCTGAGCATCTTGCCCGTGTCACAGTGGCGCAGGAGACATTTTGTGAGGCGGCTGATGGATATCAGCGAGAGCCTGCGCACGTGTGTGGAAATGAGACGCCTCAATCACTTCATTGTGGGCAACCAGAGGCTTCCTGAGGGGATCCGCTTGCCCCCAGAGGTCCTAATGGCCAGGTCATGCAATCTCTTCCATGACCTGGTGATGGATCCGTTTGCCCACTCCCAGGCAATGAGCCAGTACGTGGATCTGCACCATTGGTTCAAACGGATCCTTAAAAATGAACAGTGA
- the PARVG gene encoding gamma-parvin, with protein sequence MDPDFLNAFTQPSTPDQILTADVIAKGEKRKLIKPTSSNNPKLEELKLFLTEWINRTLKEEHIVVKSLEEDLYDGLVLHHLLENLGSLKLDVEKIALTEKKQRKKLSVILEIVAKCLQLEESQLKWSVESILAKDLLSTLHLLVAIAKHFEPTLALPPNVQVETITIEVTSVGLKTSNAVEYITENKENIEAQSKDDAFDELFSCDPDKLDAVKKALLEFVDQHVGKLGINVKDIESQFSDGVILLLLIGQLEGYFLNLRNFFLTPASTMEMLHNVNLALELLAEGSLLNFPVNSEDIVNGDLKAIMRILYCLYSKYRTKEA encoded by the exons ATGGATCCAgactttttaaatgcatttacaCAGCCTTCTACACCTGATCAAATCCTAACTGCAGATGTCATTGCTAAAG GCGAGAAGAGAAAACTCATAAAACCAACCTCAAGCAACAACCCCAAACTGGAAGAATTGAAACTG TTCTTGACTGAGTGGATCAACAGAACTCTGAAAGAGGAACACATAGTAGTTAAAAGTCTGGAAGAAGACCTGTATGATGGGCTGGTACTTCATCATCTCCTGG AAAACTTAGGATCTCTCAAGCTGGATGTTGAGAAGATTgcattaacagaaaaaaaacagcgAAAGAAACTCTCAGTGATTCTGGAAATCGTGGCCAAGTGTTTGCAACTGGAAGAAAGTCAGCTGaaatggagtgtggaat CTATCTTAGCAAAGGACTTACTGAGCACACTGCATCTTCTTGTTGCAATAGCAAAGCACTTTGAACCCACCCTGGCTCTGCCTCCAAATGTTCAAGTGGAGACAATCACCATCGAG GTCACCTCTGTAGGATTAAAGACATCAAATGCGGTGGAATATATCACAGAAAACAA AGAGAATATAGAAGCGCAGTCAA AAGATGATGCCTTTGATGAATTATTTAGCTGTGATCCAGATAAACTGGATGCTGTAAAAAAg GCACTTTTGGAATTTGTTGACCAGCATGTTGGAAAATTAGGAATAAATGTGAAAGACATCGAATCTCAG TTTTCAGATGGGGTTATCTTACTTCTCCTAATTGGACAACTAGAGGGTTACTTTCTGAAtttaaggaatttcttcctgactCCGGCCAGCACCATGGAAATG CTCCACAATGTTAACCTGGCACTGGAGTTGCTAGCAGAGGGAAGCCTTCTGAATTTTCCTGTGAACTCTGAAG ATATTGTGAACGGAGATCTGAAGGCTATAATGCGAATTCTGTATTGCTTGTATTCCAAATACAGAACCAAAGAAGCATGA